DNA sequence from the Methanolobus sp. ZRKC5 genome:
TGGGTTCGGCTCCGTATAGGATTACAGTCTCAGTTGATATAATTTCTACAGGGATGCCAAAGTATTTTATGATGGAAACTGTTGGCATAAGCACAAAATAATGGTCGAAGATATGCAGGAAATCAATCTTTAAGAGGCCAAAGGCTGAATAGAATATCAGGTACAAGGCTGTGAAAATAGAAGAAATGTAGAACCCGAATTCTCCAAGCTGCTTTATGTCTTTCTTATTCGTTCCCATTGCAATAAGTGATGCTCCTACAAAGAATACTATTGAGTCGAGAGTGCCTATGTTGCTCTTGTTGATAAAGTTATATACGAGGTCGGCAGCTACGATGAACCCACCTATCAGGAAGTAGTTCCTAGAACTTTTTATGCCTTCAGTTCCTGTTATTTCTATTCTGGATATCAGTAGTGCTGCCAGAACAAAGAGTATGATTCCCATAATTGTGGATCCTTCACTGAGCTCGACTGTAGCTCCTGTGAAGAGTGCAAGTACTATTAGAATAATTATTATGTTTTTGTTTTCATTTTTCATTTTTTACCCTTCATTTATGTAGTTATTTCTCTGGTCCTTAAATAAATATAACTTTACTGATGAGTGTGAATGAAAATATTTTTGTTAGGATAAAGTTGAGATTATTTTTTGGGGTGTATAAAAACTTGTATTTCATATATCTCAATGGTTTAAATAACTATCAGGATGTTAAATCAATAAAACTATTTTATATAATTCTCTCTTCTATATGCATGAAGAAGCTGTGCTTCTCAGTTTTTGATTCTGCAAGAGTCATCATTTAAGTTTTGTTTTACTGATATTACCATATAAGTACAGTAGTTCGCTAATTTTGACTACTTAACCTCACCAATGCTCTGCGATAGTATTAATATGCAGCGAAAACGCCGCTCGATGTCATTTATAGCATTCAATTCAAGGACCAATCCTAGAGTTGAATTGAGACCAAAACAATGTATTGAAACTGTTCTAAACCTCTTACTAATCATATCAACATCAAGATCAATGGTTCACTTGACCGTAAAGACCTGTTTTGCACTGCCATATGCATGGCAGTGGACAATAGTCCAGTTCATTCCACATCAAAATATTACCAAGAGATTCCTTGTGAAACATCTTTAAGACATCATCTTAAAAAAATAAATCTTGGGCTCTGTAGAAAACCTACTTCCAATTTTATTTTGACATCATAATTTAAAAAGGATAAATCCCCTGAGTATTACTTGCGACAGAAACACAAAAGGGGATGATTGTGTTTTGCCTAATAAGTACTTAAAGTTTGTTGATACAGCGCTAGCTGTATCAGGAAACTCACATCTTCAGATTTATAGTTGTAAATATTCTAAAAGAAAATACACTCAACACCAGCTATTGACATTGATTTTGTTGAAAGAATACATCAATGAGGATTATCGGGATATAGTTGAAATTGTAGAATTAATGGATAAAGTCAAAGAGAGAATTAGACTTAAACAGGTAACACATTTCACTACTCTTCATAAATTCATTACAAGATTGAATTCAATCTATTTTAGTGGATTGTTGCAGCAAACACTAAAACTGTTTTATTCTCATGGAGAGATGATAGAAATTACTGCTATTGATTCAAGTGGGTTTACTAGTGGCCATTGTAGCTACTATTATTCATGGAGGACAGGAAAGAAGCGTAGATCATTCTTGAAAACTAGTATTTCCATCGATACTGGAAAATTCATCATTACTGGTTTTAAGATACCAGGTAAACCTGTGCATGATGCAAAGCATGCGATGAAATTACTGAAATAATGCCATAAAACTCGCAAATCGAAGTACTACGTGATGGATAAAAGATACGATTCAGAAGACATACATTTGCTAGCAAAAGATAACCTCCAAGCAATAGCTATGATTCTGCTAAGACAGAGAAAAAGAAAGAAAATCAAAGGAAAATACCGTAGAAAAATGGTATGTGAATTTGATGAGGAATTGTATCATAACAGGAATCTGGTAGAAACGATGTTTTCTGTTCTGAAAAGAAAATACGGGAAAGAAATCAGAGCAAAAGTGTGACAAGAAGTTACAATATGAATTGCTTAACAGCTATTCCTTCCATTCGGGATAATCCTACTGTGGGATGCATAGAATGGTAACATCATTGTGTTAAGCTCACAGGACAATGTGGAAAGCAAGGAATTCCAATCCTTGACTATCTGCTAGGATAAGGAAACTATGAAGAGTATAATGCAAATCATCGTAAGGGTCGTTATGATTGATAAGCGAAATGGAATGATACGCTTAGACCAAAAGGTATGGAATCAGGCCATAATGGTTTTTTGCACATTATGGAGAATGGACACAGATTCCCGGCCTATAGATGGCTTCTAAGGTTTCCGTGATTATTCATATTATAGAACTTGGTAAGTCCCATGTGCTCCTGTAAAAAAAAAAAAAAGGTAGTTAATTCGTGAGAATGAACAATAGCACAGGGGATAAAGGAAACGGTAGAAAGCAAATGGCAGTCTGTAATGGAGTGCATAGAGGTTCAAAATTTGCCTTGTCCCGAAAGGGAGCAGACTTACCGTAGGTGTTCTATTACATGAAAGGAGGCAAACTTATGAATGCAAGATACTCGACTACACCATCAGGTGAGAGGCTTGCAGACAATTCAATCCCATTCAAGTGGGAGGACATCGACTGGAAAACAGTCGAAGGGAACGTTAATGAGCTGCAAGCCCGAATTGTAAAAGCGGTTAGACAAAAGAAGTGGCATTTAGTTAAACGACTACAATACCTGCTTACCAATTCTTTTCATGCCAAATTATTGGCAGTAAAGAAAGTAACACAGAACAAAGGTAAAAGAACAGCTGGAATCGATGGAGAAAAATGGACAACATCCAAATCTAAGATGAAAGCCGTTCTAGAACTGTCTGGTAAGAGCTACAAAGCTAAACCATTGAGAAGAATCTATATTGAGAAACAAGGAAAGAAGAAAAAACGACCATTAAGCATTCCTACAATGTACGATAGAGCAATGCAGGCATTATATGCTTTTGCTTTAAGCCCAATAGCAGAAACCACAGCAGACAGAACATCATTTGGATTCCGTAAATATCGAAGTTCAAAAGATGCAGAAGCTCAATTGTTCGCATGTCTGAGTAAAAGAAACTCTGCTCAATGGATTTTGGAAGGCGACATAAAAGGATGCTTTGATCATATAAATCACGAATGGCTCTTGAACAATATTCCTATGGACCGGTCAATACTAAAGCAATTCCTTAAAGCTGGTTTTGTGTATAATAGACATCTGAATCCCACCAAAGCAGGTACTGCTCAAGGTGGAATAATATCTCCAGTACTGGCAAACATCACATTGGACGGTATGAAAAATGCAATAGCATGCAAATATCATACAAACAGGAAGGGAACTATTAACAAAAAAAGTTATAATTCCCATAAAGTCAATTTTGTGAGATACGCAGATGACTTTATCGTCACTGCTGATTCAGAGGAAGTGGCTAAAGATATTGCTGAGGTTATCAGACTATTCTTGAAAGATAGGGGTTTAGAACTATCTCGTGAGAAAACTCTTGTTTCACACATAGACGATGGATTTGACTTCTTGGGATGGAATTTCCGGAAATATAATGGTAAACTTCTAACCAAGCCCTCGAACAAATCTATTGAGAATATCACAAAAAGCATTAGCAACGTGATTAAGAAAGGTAAAGCTCGGTCTCAGAGTTCTCTCATTAAGGAACTCAACCCTATTATCACTGGATGGAGCGAATATCACCGTTCAGTTGTCTCTAAAAATACGTTCAGTAAGCTTGATTCCAGATTATGGGATATGCTATGGACGTGGGCTAAAAGGCGGCATCCAGATAAATCACACCACTGGATAGTAGATAGATATTGGCATAGGGTAGGGTCAAGGAAATGGGTATTCTCCACAGAAGGGCTTAAACTCAAATCTTTTGCACATACAAAGATTGTAAGACATCCACGCATAAAAATGGATAAGAACCCATATGTAGACAAAGAATACTTTAAATGGAGAATAAGCTATCTGAGAAAACAGAAACTAGTGGCGTCGAAGCAAAATATCATGGAAAGTCTAACAACTGCCTGATACTTAAAGGGTTATAGAATGCTTGAGCCGTATGAAGAGAAATTTTCACGTACGGTTCTTAGAAGAGGGAGGGCGAGTAATCGCTCTTTCTTATTCGACAAGTACTGGAATCAAGCAAAAGAGATCAAATTCAAGTTATTAGTGCATAACCTTGACAGGTATGTCAAGGTTGTACTTATTATGCAAATGAGGATTTCTACAGAGCTAAATCTTGAAGAGCTTATCCAGGTAAATAGAAGTATTCTACTTCAAGGTCCAATAAGTGATATGAGACCTGAGAAAAAGTATGAATTCGCTATCGATTTTACCAATGACCCTTATTACGGAATAATAGACTCGTCCAATGAAAACTATGTGATAAGCATTCAGGCTAAAAAGTCAACAAACTCTTTTTATTCGTATGTTTCCCTGTCTATCATAAACAAGAACGAAAGATACACTATCGCTGTCCTTCCTGTTGAGAGGAACAAAACAAAAGTTGATTATCTCACCTATTTCACAGATATAACTAAGTATCTAAACTTCAGCATCAAGGTCCTTTGTTTATATAGGGAGTTCTATTCAGTTAATGTGTTTGAATTCTTACAGAACAAAGAAATTCCTCATATCACACATGTAGTACGAAAGGGAAAAGAGATCAAGCAATTACTTATTGGGAGAAAGGTGAGATATGCTAAATATGAGATGAAGAATGCTCAGAAGAAAGAAGTTCGGTTAGATATTGTTATTGACGTCAAGTATCTGAAAGGTAAAAGGGATAAAAATGGATGTAAGAGCCTTGTTTTTGTAGTTTATGGTATTAAGTGGGATCCCAGAAAGGTTAGCACAGTCTACAGAAAACTGTTTGCTATCGAATCATCGTACAGGATGCGAAATATCGTAAAACCAAAAACGTCAACAAGAAACGTTACTTTCAGGTACTTCTTTACGTTAATATCGTTCCTGCTAAAAAATGCATGGCTCTGCCTCCATAAAAAGCATTTCACAGTAGTAAAACCAGGTCCAATAACTATCGATGAAGACAAATTTAGGTTTGATAGGTTTATCCTGTTTGTTGGGGGATGGCTTAGAAGAAAGTTGAAGATTCAGTTAGTTGTGCAGTGTTTGAGGTAGAATAATTGCGATAAAAGCAAAGGGGAGAGAAAATTAGCGAACTACTGAAGTAGGAATATCTTTAAAAAGATAAATATCTATTACTATACTACTATATGGGATTTTGTTCTCATTGTTTGTGAAAATGTCTTAATAATTATTGATAGCAATTACTATGTCTCTTAGGAAAAAAGCTTATAGTGGTATTTGGTGGGTAATTATATCTACTATATTTTCAAAACTAATAAATTTACTAACAAACATATCTTTAGCAAGGCTTCTTGACCCTTCTCATTTTGGAATCGTTGCATTAGCTCTAGTTTTCATCAATTTTTTTGAAACATTTCGTGATTTGGGCATAGGTTCAGCATTAATTCACAGATCAGATAATAATTCAATTGCACAAAATACTGCATTTTTCATTTTTCCTTTTGCAGCAGTATTTTTCTATATATTATGTTATTTAATTTCTCCATATGTAGCTCTTTTTTTTAAGAGTGATGGATTAGACCTTATTATAAAAGTATTGTCATTATCTCTTATTTTATGGTCTTTTGGAAATTTGCCAACAACTTTACTAGCAAAAGAACTTGAGTTTAAAAAATTGCTTTATCCTCAGATAGTCCCAAAATTGGGATATGCACTTGTATCTATTGTATTGGCAATTCAAGGTTTTGGAGTTTGGAGCCTTGTTATTGGAAGAATTAGCCTGGAAATATTAAGTTTAATAATTGTTTGGCATGTTATTGATTGGAGGCCAAAATTAGAATTTGATAAAAAAACTGCCGTAGAACTTTTAAAGTATGGTAAATATGTACTGGGTACGTCGTTGATTGCTTTTTTATCATCTGTGTTCGATGTTGTAGTAATAGGAAGGGAATTAGGGGCTGAAACATTAGGTTTTTATTCAATAGCACTAACAGTAGCAAGCTTTTTCACAATACAAATATCTCATGTAATTTATCAAGTGGTGTTCCCTGTTTTTTCCAAACTTCAGCATGATATGGATAAAATGAAATCAGTATTTTTAAACTCTCTGAAATATCTCTCATTTTTCATTTTTCCTTCTGCAGCTGGAATAATTGTAGTCTCAAACCAATTTATTAATGTTTTTTATGGTAGTAAATGGCTTCCTGCTGTTCCTCTTATTCAAATATTGTGTATTTATGGTTCGGCTCAATCAATTTCGAAGGTAACATCTTCTGTATATTTGGCAAGTGGTACTCCTCATAAATCTACGATGATAAATATTTTACATTTGTTTTTTATTATGATTTTAATATATCCACTTACTATTGCATACGGTGTTGTTGGGACGAGTTTGGCTGTAACAATTTCTTCAACGATATCTTTATTTTTTAGTTTGAATCAAGTTAAAAAAATACTATTATGTTCATACGCAACTATATTTAAGGTTTTAGTTTACCCTTTTGTGGGATCTATAGCAATGTTCATTTTTGTTATTTTAATACAAGAACTAATTTATTTGTATAGTGATATTTTTATTTTCATTGTGTCTATGATTAGCGGTATATCTTTTTATTTATTGTTTCTATTATGTGTGCAGTTTAAGGAAATTAAAACGATTGCTAATTATGTTTCAAATTATTTAATATTGAAGAGTTAGCAATGTTTAAATATGTAGGATAATATATTATTATTTAATATACTTCATCAGATTGGGGGTAAGAAAAATGACTCGTGACTTTACTTTAGATGCATATTTACAACTGCTAGAATGTATCAAAGAAACTAACTATTCGTGTAAAAATGTCCGTGACTATACTTATAAATCTTCTGGTAAATGTATTATATTGCGTCATGATGTAGATCGTGATATTAAAAGGGCTTTGGATATGGCTGAATTGGAGTATAATTGCGATATTTCATCGACTTATTATTTCAGGCATACTAAGGATGTTTTTGTGCCAGAAGCCATGAAAAAGGTTGAGGATATGGGTCATGAGGTTGGTTTTCATTATGAGGTACTAGATAAATCACACGGTGACTATGGCAAAGGTATCGCTATTTTTGAAAATGAATTAAATGAATTCAGGAAATTTGTTGTTGTGGATACTATTTGTATGCATGGTAATCCCTTTGCTCATTGGTCGAATAAAGATATTTGGAATGAATATGATTTCGAATCCTATGGTCTCATAGCTGAGCCTTATCTATCGCTAGATTACTCAAAAATATTTTACATGACTGATACTGGTAGGAGTTGGGGAAACATTGCAAGCAGGGTCAAAGATGTTGTGGATTCTTCGTTTAATTCTCAAGTATTAAATGAATTCGGACCGGTGAACTCTACAACTGATTTGATAAAGTTGATTAAATCGCAAAAAGTATCTCAAATATGTATATTGTCTCATCCCAATAGGTGGTGTAATGATATTAAAGGGTGGTCAAAAGAGCTAGTTACGCAAAAGATTAAAAATGTTGGTAAAAGATTAATCGTGCAATATCGACAGATAAATACATTTAATCAATAATGACTTCTAATAATGGGTATTATGTTTGAAAACAATTATTTATTTGATTTTCATATACACACAAAATATTCTCCCGATTCATATAGTGATCCTGTTAAAATTATTAAAATGGCTAAAAGGAGAAATTTATCGGGATTTGCAATTACTGATCATAATACTATCAAAGGAGGGCTTATAACCAAAAAAATGTTGGGTAATGATGAAGAACTTACTGTGATAGTTGGGTCTGAAATTCAGACTGACAAAGGTGAAGTGATAGGATTATTTTTATCAGAAGAGATTGGAACATTTAATTTTCATGAAGTGTGTGATTCCATAAGGGATCAGGATGGGGTTATTTTACTTCCCCATCCATACAGAAATAAACTTGCGAATCCAGAAGATCTTATTAATAATGTTGATATAATAGAAAGTGTCAATGCAAGAAATTCCAAAGAGTTAAACTCAAAATCAATCAACTTGGCAAGAATGTTTAATTATCCTGTTGTTGCAGGAAGCGATGCTCATATTCCTTATGAGGTTGGTCAAGTAAAGACATTGTTACCAAAGGATATGTTCATTTTAGAGGAAGATGATATTAAAAGTAAAATAACAAAAAACCAATTGATTATCGATGGCTCTGAGTCATCTTTTGTACCAAAAACGTATAGTAAGGTTCTTGGTAAGTACAAAAAAGGAGGATTTAATTCGTTAATTAAATCATCTGCTAAATATTTAATTAGATAAATGTAGTGAATACCATGAGTGCAATAGTAACAAATGCAGCTAGTTCTAAATGCTTAGTTGTAACTAGAAGTTTGGGCAAAAGAGATATTGATGTAACTACACTAGGCTATAATCGCTTTTGTCCTACTTTTTATTCAAAATATTCTAATAACTATTTGATGGTTCCTTCTCCTAAAAACTTTCCAGCAGAGTACATTAAACAACTTGTGAAGGTAGTTAATAGTGGTAAAATAGATGTCTTGATGCCTGTTAATAGTGTTGATACTTTATTAATTTCAAAGTTTAAGTACAAATTTACACCTTATATCAAAGTACCCTTCAGTGATTATGATCAAATGCTTCAGTTACACGATAAGGTACAATTATCAAAGATCGCCGGTGATTTGGGTCTTCCTGTTCCAATTTCATACGAAATTAGCTCTATGGATGAACTCAAAAATGTCGCTTCATCTGCAGAATATCCACTTGTTATTAAGCTAAGAAACACTACTAGTAGCGTTGGAATAAGCTATGCTCATACGCCTGAAGAATTCGTTTTTAACTTCAAAGAAACAATCGAAAAATTCAATCTGACTCCTAATCAATATCCTTTAGTGCAGGAATATATACCTGGTGATGGTTATGGTGTATCAAGCTTGTACAATCAGGGAGATTTGAGAGCTTTCTTCGTTCACAAAAGACTAAGAGAATATCCTGTTACTGGTGGTCCAAGTACTCTAAGGACAAGTGTAAGACATTCTAAAATGGAAAAAATATCTCGTGAATTACTAGAACACATGGGGTGGCATGGACTTGCAATGGTTGAGTTTAAATTGGATTCTAGAACTAATAAGCCTTATTTGATTGAAGTAAACCCTCGTTTTTGGGGGTCAATAAATCAAGCGGTTTCAAGTGGAGTAGATTTTCCTAATTTGCTATATGATATGGCAGTTGAAGGGGATGTTCAGCCTGTTTTTAAGTACAAAGAGGGTGTCAAAACAAGATCTCTTTTCAATGATCTCCGGTCTTTTCCAGGTTACTTTAGGAAATCAAAGAGTCGTACTGAGCTCATAAAGGATTTTATTAAATTCAAAGAACATGATTTGTATTATGATGTCTTGTCAACTGAAGATGTTTTACCATCTTTGTTTTTCTCTTGCAGAGGTTTATTAAATAGGTTCTAAAAGTACAAGTGGATTGAGAAAAATGAAATCAAAAAATGAAATGAATGTTTTAGTTATATTTAATTCACTTCTAGGAGTAATTGGGGGAGGAAGTCGTCATATTGTGGAGGTAGTTGATTGCTGGATAAATTCCCATAACGTAGATTATCTAATCTCAAATGCGGGTTATGGCGTAGCAAAAGACCATCTTTCACATAATAGTTCTTCTAGGAAAAAAATAGTGACTTATTTTGTACCATTTGATAATTTTCGTTTTTTTTTTATTGCCTACGTTTCAAGGACTATTGTTTCTTCAATACTATCTCTCAAATTAAAAAGAAAATACGATATAGTTATTGCACCAAACTATTTACCTCAAAATATGATTCCTGCAATTTTTTTTAAACGCAAAAATTCTAAACTGGTTGTGTATTTTCATACCACGCCTCCATATTTAAGAAAAAAATATCTTGATAAAATGAGTTATATGCGACGAAAAGTTTCATATTTGAATTGGACCCTTTGTGTATCGTTGGCAAAAAAATATTTTGATTTGATGTATGTATTTAACAATGATACTAAGCAATATATGATTTCTAAAGGAATACCTGAAAATAAAATATGTTTGATGTACAATGCCATTCCTTATAGTTCCATTCTTTCTATAGAAAGCACCAGTAAAGAATATGATGCTGTATTTCTCGGAAGAATCGTTTCAAATAAGGGTATTTTTGATTTAGTCAAGATCTGGTCTTCTGTAATTAAGAAATATCCTACAGCTAGGTTGTGTATTTTAGGCAATGGTCCTGACTTTAATAAGCTTAAATTGGAAATTGATAAAAATAATTTGGGGAATCACATTGTTCTTAAGGGACAGGTTGAAGGGGAGATCAAATATAGATTAATGAAAAAGTCAAGGGTTTTTCTTTACCCTAGTTACTACGAAGCACAGCCAATTGTCATATATGAAGCTCTTGCATGTGGATTACCAATTGTTGCATATAATCTGGATACATATAATGAATTTTATGGTGATTTCATTCAAAAAGTACCGATTTATGATGCTGAATCAATGGCTATGATTGTTATTGATATTCTTTCCAATCCACTAAATTACGCCAATCTTGCAAAGAAAGGAATGGCTTATGTAGCTAAAAATGATTGGACAAAAATTGCTCAATTGCAAGAAAATGAGATGAACAAGTTATTTATGCATGAAAATCAGTTAGAATGAATAACTCTTTCATGATTAGCTAAATTTAAGTAGGGATCTAGAATATGAGGTTGATGATTGGTGTATCTCATCCAAAGCATGTGTTAATATTCAAAAACCTAGTGCAATCTTTAATTGCAGAAGGCAATGATGTTTTGGTAGTTGCGGTTGACAAAGATATAACTCTTTACTTGCTTTCAAAATTCAATATTCCTTATATTGTTATTGGAAAAAATCAAAAAGGACTGCTCAGAAAACTTTTATATATTCCTTGGTGGGTATATCTAACTTTCAAGTCTGCAAAAAGGTTTAAACCTGATATTTTTGTGGGTCGTGCAATTCCACATATCGCTTATGTTAGCTGGCTCTTCAAAAAACCTTTTATTATCTTTGAAGATACTGAGATAGCAACTGCTGTTCATAAAATAACTTTTCCATTTGCTAAAATGATTGTAACACCTTCCTCTTATCAAGACAATCTGGGCGAAAAACATGTTAAATTCAAAGGTTTTTTCGAGCAATGCTATCTTCATACCTCTTACTTTGAACCAGATTCTTCTGTGTTACAGGAGCTCAACATTAAAGAAAATGAATGCATTATTCTTGTAAGGTTTGTTTCATGGAATGCGAGTCATGATATAAATGATTCTGGTTTTTCTAATAAGATTGATCTGATTAATTCATTAATCAATTATGGTAAAGTAATCATTTCGTCTGAAGACAAATTACCCACTGAACTAGAGACTTATTGCTTTAATCTTCCATATGAAAAAATGCATCACTTGATGTTTTATTCTACTTTATTTTTGGGTGAAAGTGCTACTATGGGAGCTGAATGTGCAATGCTTGGTGTTCCCTCTATATTTGTATCTACTTCAAGGAGAGGTTACACTGACATATTGGAATCTCAATATGGTTTGCTATATAATTTTTCTGGAGGTTCTGAATCTCAGAAATTTGCATTAGAAAAGGCAATTTCGATTTTGTCTGATTATCAAAATTCAGTGGAATGGAAAAATAAAATGAAGTATATGGTAGATGATACTATTGATGTCAATAAATTTATGGTTCAATTAATTCAAGATGTTTTTAGGGAAAGTTTTAATGATTGTTCACATAAATAAGATAAATCGATTTAGGAGCCCACATGACTACTGTATCTATTCATCAACCTAATTATTTACCATACCTTGGTTTCTTTGATAAAATGGCTAATTCAGACATTTTTGTTATTCATGATGATGTTCAATTTAATCGTCGTGATTTTCAACATAGGAATAAAATCAGAACATTTGATGGCTGGAAATGGTTAAGTATTCCTGTGAAAAAAAAAACAGGATATATTTTTGACATTGACATAAATAATGATAAACAGAATAATTCGGCCAGTTGGAGTGAAATTCATTACAGAGAAATATATGCAAATTATTCACATTGTCCATTTTTCTCAGAATATGAAGATGAATTATTTTCAATCTATAATACTAAACATGAAAAACTAATTGATTTTAATATGTCGTTAATTAAATTTTTAATTGAGGCATTTGATATTGATGTCGAATTGGTATTTGCAAGTAAATTTGGATTCAAATCATCATCTTCTGAAAAAATAATTGAACTTGTGAGTGCTTTAGGTGGGGATTGCTATATTTCTGGAATAGGAGGTTATAATTACCTTGACACATCTATATTTGGAAATATCGAAGTTGTTTTCCAGAATTTCAATCATCCTATTTATCCTCAGCGTTTTGAAGGCTTTGAATCTAATATGTCTTCAATAGATGCGCTTTTCAATGTAGGTATAATTCCTTAAGGAGAATCAATAAATGAACAAAAAAAGAAATGTATTGGCAGTTGGAGCTCATGCAGATGATGTCGAAATAGGGTGCGGTGGAGCTGTAGCAAAACACATAGAAGCAGGAGATAAGGTGGTTATTTTAATAATGGCTGAATCCTCATATACTTCTTATGATGGAGCAGAATTGAGGTCTTCTTTTGAAGCTGAACAAGAAGCCAAGGATGCAGCTGAAATATTAGGTGCTGACTTGTTAAATCTTGGATTTGAAACAAAGAATGTACCTTATTCTGGTGAATCTGTTGAAGCCATCAATAAAGTAATTGATGATTATTCAATAGATGTAGTATATACTCATTGGTATCACGATACTCACCAAGATCATGTTCGTACAACTCAATCTGTAATATCTGCTGCAAGGTATGTAAAAAATATTTATATGTATGAGCCTGAGTATCCATCCGGTAGATCTTATTTAGGTTTCAGAAATCAATATTATATTGATGTAACTTCTACATTTGATAAAAAAATTCAATCGCTAAAAAAGCATCAAAGTCAGGTAGCTAAGTATGGGGAGGATTCGTTCTTGAATGCTATCCGTGCAAGGGCAGAACATAGGGGATATGAAATACAGACAAAGTATGCAGAATGTTTTGAAATTTTAAGGATGATGGGATTTTAACAAAAGTCACCACATTTAATAAAATATGGAAATAAATGGTTTATGTCTCTTAATAAAAATGACTTGTGGGTTATTGTCACTCCCTATTGGCTACCTGTTCTTGGCGGTGTGACCAGTT
Encoded proteins:
- a CDS encoding DUF354 domain-containing protein, with translation MIGVSHPKHVLIFKNLVQSLIAEGNDVLVVAVDKDITLYLLSKFNIPYIVIGKNQKGLLRKLLYIPWWVYLTFKSAKRFKPDIFVGRAIPHIAYVSWLFKKPFIIFEDTEIATAVHKITFPFAKMIVTPSSYQDNLGEKHVKFKGFFEQCYLHTSYFEPDSSVLQELNIKENECIILVRFVSWNASHDINDSGFSNKIDLINSLINYGKVIISSEDKLPTELETYCFNLPYEKMHHLMFYSTLFLGESATMGAECAMLGVPSIFVSTSRRGYTDILESQYGLLYNFSGGSESQKFALEKAISILSDYQNSVEWKNKMKYMVDDTIDVNKFMVQLIQDVFRESFNDCSHK
- a CDS encoding PIG-L family deacetylase, whose product is MNKKRNVLAVGAHADDVEIGCGGAVAKHIEAGDKVVILIMAESSYTSYDGAELRSSFEAEQEAKDAAEILGADLLNLGFETKNVPYSGESVEAINKVIDDYSIDVVYTHWYHDTHQDHVRTTQSVISAARYVKNIYMYEPEYPSGRSYLGFRNQYYIDVTSTFDKKIQSLKKHQSQVAKYGEDSFLNAIRARAEHRGYEIQTKYAECFEILRMMGF
- a CDS encoding WbqC family protein — its product is MTTVSIHQPNYLPYLGFFDKMANSDIFVIHDDVQFNRRDFQHRNKIRTFDGWKWLSIPVKKKTGYIFDIDINNDKQNNSASWSEIHYREIYANYSHCPFFSEYEDELFSIYNTKHEKLIDFNMSLIKFLIEAFDIDVELVFASKFGFKSSSSEKIIELVSALGGDCYISGIGGYNYLDTSIFGNIEVVFQNFNHPIYPQRFEGFESNMSSIDALFNVGIIP